In Nocardia yunnanensis, one DNA window encodes the following:
- a CDS encoding SRPBCC family protein, producing the protein MPEKILRNTFTVPAPAQAAYDHLARPENYIGLSPLVVAVEDVRADSYVAVERFRFLKLKYDNRIRVSLLGTPGRAVWGEVDSPGGVRMAYRFELTDTPDGARIEDELRLRTPFGLMGFAAGQARKVQLARAGILADRLGQPQERP; encoded by the coding sequence ATGCCCGAGAAGATCCTCCGCAACACCTTCACCGTGCCCGCTCCCGCACAGGCGGCCTACGACCATCTGGCCCGTCCCGAGAACTACATCGGGCTCTCGCCGCTCGTGGTGGCGGTGGAGGACGTCCGGGCCGACTCGTATGTGGCGGTGGAGCGATTCCGCTTTCTGAAACTCAAGTACGACAACCGGATTCGCGTCTCACTGCTGGGCACGCCGGGCCGGGCGGTGTGGGGTGAGGTCGACAGCCCCGGCGGCGTCCGCATGGCCTATCGCTTCGAGCTGACCGACACACCCGACGGCGCCCGCATCGAGGACGAGTTGCGATTGCGAACCCCGTTCGGGCTGATGGGATTCGCCGCCGGACAGGCCCGCAAGGTGCAGCTGGCCCGAGCCGGAATCCTCGCCGACCGGCTCGGGCAGCCGCAAGAACGCCCCTGA
- a CDS encoding DUF4333 domain-containing protein, giving the protein MSGPYGPNDAPGPGGGNDPTQQWGGQQPAPGGGPAQQWGGQPAQPTTQWGDPAQQGQQPWAQSQPQQPGQQPWGQSQPQQPVQQPWGQSQPQQPVQQWGQSQPQWPQQGQPGAPAWNQQSGQQWQQPQPQQPAGGKKKTGLIIGIVVVVLLVLGGVGGGLAWLLSKDQLDNTAVQSGVQKVLKDSYGIDDVQNVSCPSGQKVQVDKTFDCTLKVGGENKKVTIKITKDDGTYEVGRPS; this is encoded by the coding sequence ATGAGCGGCCCGTACGGACCGAATGACGCCCCTGGCCCAGGGGGAGGCAACGATCCGACGCAGCAGTGGGGCGGCCAGCAGCCCGCGCCCGGCGGCGGACCGGCTCAGCAGTGGGGCGGCCAGCCCGCCCAGCCGACCACGCAGTGGGGCGATCCCGCGCAGCAGGGGCAGCAGCCGTGGGCGCAGTCGCAGCCGCAGCAACCCGGCCAGCAGCCGTGGGGGCAGTCGCAGCCGCAGCAGCCGGTGCAGCAGCCGTGGGGTCAGAGCCAGCCGCAGCAGCCGGTGCAGCAGTGGGGGCAGAGTCAGCCGCAGTGGCCGCAGCAGGGGCAGCCGGGCGCGCCGGCCTGGAATCAGCAGTCGGGGCAGCAGTGGCAGCAACCGCAGCCGCAGCAGCCGGCCGGCGGTAAGAAGAAGACCGGCCTGATCATCGGCATCGTGGTGGTCGTCCTGCTGGTGCTGGGCGGCGTCGGCGGCGGTCTGGCCTGGCTGTTGAGCAAGGACCAGCTCGACAACACCGCCGTGCAGTCCGGCGTGCAGAAGGTGCTCAAGGATTCCTACGGCATCGACGACGTGCAGAACGTGAGCTGCCCGTCGGGGCAGAAGGTCCAGGTGGACAAGACCTTCGACTGCACGCTCAAGGTGGGCGGCGAGAACAAGAAGGTCACCATCAAGATCACCAAGGATGACGGCACCTACGAGGTCGGCCGCCCGAGCTGA
- a CDS encoding VOC family protein → MAVNVVAQLNFRGQAREALTFYQSVFGGELVLITYAQAQIVPVAAEAADHVMWGQLAADNGLWIMGYDVPTHTAFDRGDNSFFLALRGDLPEEITEFWDRLAVGATIVVPFGPAQWSPLYGVLRDKFGLTWILDIFREPADQQATPVLE, encoded by the coding sequence ATGGCGGTCAACGTGGTCGCGCAGCTCAACTTTCGCGGGCAGGCCCGCGAGGCGTTGACCTTCTACCAGTCGGTGTTCGGTGGCGAGCTGGTGCTCATCACCTACGCGCAGGCGCAGATCGTGCCGGTGGCCGCGGAAGCCGCCGACCATGTCATGTGGGGGCAGCTGGCCGCCGACAACGGGCTGTGGATCATGGGCTACGACGTGCCGACCCACACCGCCTTCGACCGCGGTGACAACTCGTTCTTCCTGGCCTTGCGCGGCGACCTGCCCGAGGAGATCACCGAGTTCTGGGACCGGCTCGCCGTCGGCGCGACCATCGTGGTCCCGTTCGGCCCCGCCCAATGGTCGCCGTTGTACGGCGTGCTGCGCGACAAGTTCGGTCTCACCTGGATTCTCGACATCTTCCGCGAGCCCGCCGACCAGCAGGCGACCCCCGTACTCGAGTAA
- a CDS encoding adenylate kinase — MRSAIVGPNGSGKGTQATLLVRHFGIAHISTGELLRAAVAAGTPLGRAVAPLVASGALVPDELVLRILGERLAETDTAAGFLLDGYPRSLAQAEALDTLLAATGRDLDRVIELSVPDEVILRRCAERFAIEHRPDDDPEVVRSRLTLYRTNIPPILERYRDRLVTVDGTGEVETIFQAILAALSR; from the coding sequence ATGCGTTCGGCGATCGTGGGACCCAACGGCTCCGGCAAGGGCACCCAGGCGACACTGCTGGTGCGGCACTTCGGCATCGCCCACATCTCCACCGGCGAGCTGCTGCGCGCTGCCGTCGCGGCCGGCACCCCGCTGGGGCGCGCGGTCGCACCGCTGGTCGCCTCCGGCGCGCTGGTGCCCGACGAGCTGGTGCTGCGCATCCTCGGCGAACGGCTGGCCGAAACCGATACGGCAGCGGGCTTTCTGCTCGACGGCTACCCGCGCTCCCTCGCCCAGGCCGAGGCGCTCGACACCCTGCTCGCCGCGACCGGCCGCGACCTGGATCGCGTGATCGAACTGTCCGTGCCGGACGAGGTGATCCTGCGCCGCTGCGCCGAGCGCTTCGCGATCGAGCATCGGCCCGACGACGACCCCGAGGTGGTCCGCTCGCGATTGACGCTCTACCGCACCAACATTCCGCCGATCCTCGAGCGCTACCGCGACCGGCTGGTCACGGTCGACGGCACCGGCGAGGTCGAGACGATCTTTCAGGCCATTCTCGCCGCGCTATCGCGGTAG
- a CDS encoding PPOX class F420-dependent oxidoreductase, giving the protein MTSTAARPELSPAAADFVTERHLATLSTLRADGTPHVVAVGFTWDAEAGIARIITNNGSVKVNNVRRSGYAAVSQVEGPRWITLEGPATILEDADSVADAVDRYAARYRQPRENPTRVVIAIQVRRVLASSVFKTDAPAADH; this is encoded by the coding sequence ATGACCAGTACCGCCGCGCGCCCCGAACTGTCCCCCGCCGCCGCCGACTTCGTCACCGAACGGCATCTGGCCACCCTGTCCACATTGCGCGCCGACGGCACCCCGCACGTGGTCGCGGTCGGTTTCACCTGGGACGCCGAGGCCGGTATCGCCCGCATCATCACCAACAACGGCTCGGTCAAGGTCAACAATGTCCGCCGCTCCGGTTACGCCGCGGTCAGCCAGGTCGAAGGCCCCCGCTGGATCACCCTCGAGGGCCCCGCCACCATCCTCGAGGACGCCGACTCCGTCGCAGACGCCGTCGACCGCTACGCCGCCCGCTACCGCCAGCCGCGCGAGAACCCGACCCGCGTCGTCATCGCCATCCAGGTTCGCCGCGTCCTGGCCAGCAGCGTCTTCAAAACCGACGCCCCCGCCGCCGACCACTGA
- the cbiE gene encoding precorrin-6y C5,15-methyltransferase (decarboxylating) subunit CbiE translates to MSGDPGPAVTDDGPERPLVVVGIGADGWDGLGGAARRALADCEVMLGSARQLALIPDSESAAQRVPWPSPLVPALPGLLERYAGRRLTVLASGDPMFFGIGATLAKMVGPQRLRVLPQPSSASLACARLGWALQDTPVVSAVARPVETVLAELSDGRRLLVLSSDEHTPARVAELLAANGFGASTLTVLEQLGGPGERVFGATAAHWPHPPGDALNLVAIGAVADPTAPRLTRIPGLPDAVYGGDGQLTKAEVRALTLSALAPAPGELLWDVGGGSGTIAIEWCRTHPACRAVTFERSDSRRKQIAENAAALGVPGVRVLGAAPEAFAAADEADPGRGSPAPDEAGSARATRLPDEAGSARATRLPDGDSSARGSQVPGEAGSARETRGPDAIFLGGGLTQDGMVDACWQRLRPGGRLVAAAVTAESEALLVRLAGEHGGVLRRFQVYRAEPLGGFTAWRPQLPVTHWAVVKPGRG, encoded by the coding sequence ATGAGCGGCGACCCGGGCCCGGCGGTCACCGACGACGGTCCCGAGCGGCCGCTGGTCGTGGTCGGGATCGGCGCGGACGGCTGGGACGGCCTGGGCGGCGCGGCCCGCCGCGCGCTGGCGGACTGCGAGGTAATGCTGGGCTCCGCACGGCAATTGGCGTTGATCCCGGACTCGGAGAGCGCGGCGCAGCGGGTGCCGTGGCCGTCGCCGCTGGTGCCCGCGCTGCCGGGATTGCTCGAGCGCTACGCCGGGCGGCGGCTCACCGTCCTGGCCAGCGGCGACCCGATGTTCTTCGGAATCGGCGCGACCCTCGCGAAAATGGTTGGGCCGCAACGGCTGCGGGTGTTGCCGCAGCCGTCGTCGGCGTCGCTGGCCTGCGCGCGGCTGGGCTGGGCGCTGCAGGACACGCCGGTGGTCAGTGCCGTCGCCCGGCCGGTGGAGACCGTGCTGGCCGAATTGTCCGACGGACGTAGGCTTCTCGTGCTCAGCTCCGACGAGCACACCCCCGCGCGGGTGGCGGAGCTGCTGGCGGCCAACGGTTTCGGCGCGTCCACGCTGACGGTCCTCGAGCAGCTCGGCGGCCCGGGGGAGCGCGTCTTCGGCGCGACCGCCGCGCACTGGCCGCACCCGCCCGGCGACGCGCTCAATCTCGTCGCCATCGGCGCCGTCGCCGACCCGACCGCGCCGCGACTGACCCGGATCCCCGGCCTGCCCGATGCGGTGTACGGCGGCGACGGCCAGCTCACCAAGGCGGAGGTGCGGGCCCTGACTCTGTCGGCGCTCGCCCCCGCCCCCGGCGAACTGCTGTGGGATGTGGGCGGCGGGTCGGGCACCATCGCCATCGAATGGTGCCGCACCCATCCGGCCTGCCGCGCGGTCACTTTCGAGCGCAGCGACAGCCGCCGCAAACAGATCGCCGAGAACGCGGCGGCCCTGGGCGTGCCGGGTGTGCGGGTCCTGGGCGCCGCGCCCGAGGCATTCGCCGCCGCGGACGAGGCCGATCCGGGACGCGGATCTCCGGCGCCGGACGAGGCCGGTTCGGCGCGCGCGACTCGGCTGCCGGACGAGGCCGGTTCGGCGCGCGCGACTCGGCTGCCGGACGGGGACAGTTCGGCGCGCGGATCTCAGGTGCCGGGCGAGGCCGGTTCGGCGCGCGAGACTCGGGGGCCGGACGCGATCTTCCTCGGTGGCGGGCTCACCCAGGACGGCATGGTCGACGCCTGCTGGCAGCGATTGCGCCCGGGAGGCCGGCTGGTGGCCGCGGCGGTGACCGCCGAATCCGAGGCGCTGCTGGTTCGGCTGGCCGGAGAGCACGGGGGAGTGTTGCGGCGCTTCCAGGTCTACCGTGCCGAACCGCTGGGCGGATTCACCGCGTGGCGGCCGCAGCTGCCGGTCACCCACTGGGCGGTGGTCAAACCCGGGCGCGGCTAA
- a CDS encoding alpha/beta fold hydrolase: MSAAAASRTIALPHCRVGYAEYGAEHGLPVLYCHGVPGTHVEGEAFDEAARAAGVRVIAVDRPGMAGSSLPAGQRVADWVATVAALADRLGLARFSVIGVSGGGPYALAIAAGLPQRVPGVALVSAPAPLDAQADAAELDPVARRRRRGLNMLRRIPFLVHPMAVEMSMVVRRQKGVAGLVAQMAPVDRDRMHGDAELTAKLAENLRRSFEQGSRGFATDIRLVFTRDWGFALTDVTAPVQIWHGEADGNVPADDAHRLAAALPHARIHLVPDAGHLLFVDRAADILASLALGDA, encoded by the coding sequence GTGAGTGCTGCCGCCGCGTCGCGAACGATTGCCCTGCCGCACTGCCGAGTCGGCTATGCCGAATACGGTGCGGAGCACGGATTGCCGGTGCTGTACTGCCACGGCGTCCCCGGAACACATGTGGAGGGAGAGGCTTTCGACGAAGCCGCGCGCGCCGCCGGCGTGCGCGTGATCGCGGTGGACCGGCCCGGTATGGCCGGTTCGTCGCTGCCGGCGGGACAGCGGGTGGCCGACTGGGTCGCCACCGTCGCCGCCCTGGCGGATCGGCTGGGCCTGGCGCGCTTCTCCGTCATCGGGGTGAGCGGCGGCGGGCCGTACGCGCTCGCCATCGCGGCGGGCCTGCCGCAGCGGGTGCCGGGAGTCGCGCTGGTGTCCGCGCCCGCCCCGCTCGACGCCCAGGCCGACGCCGCCGAACTCGATCCCGTCGCCCGCCGCCGGCGGCGCGGCCTGAACATGTTGCGGCGCATACCGTTTCTCGTGCATCCGATGGCGGTGGAGATGTCGATGGTGGTCCGTCGGCAGAAGGGCGTCGCCGGTCTGGTCGCGCAGATGGCGCCCGTCGACCGCGACCGCATGCACGGCGACGCCGAGCTGACCGCCAAGCTCGCGGAGAATCTGCGCCGCAGTTTCGAACAGGGCAGCCGCGGCTTCGCCACCGACATCCGGCTGGTGTTCACCCGCGACTGGGGATTCGCGCTCACCGATGTCACCGCCCCCGTACAGATCTGGCACGGCGAGGCCGACGGCAATGTCCCCGCCGACGACGCGCACCGCCTGGCCGCGGCGCTGCCGCACGCCCGCATCCACCTGGTGCCGGACGCGGGGCATCTGCTGTTCGTCGACCGCGCCGCCGACATCCTCGCGTCCCTCGCGCTCGGCGACGCCTGA
- a CDS encoding Hsp20/alpha crystallin family protein, whose protein sequence is MLMRTDPFRDLDRLTQQVFGTPARPVVMPMDAWREGDEFFVEFDLPGIDPESLDLDVERNVITVRASRPQLDQNRSMIAAERTRGEFSRQLFLGENLDTEQIRADYLDGVLRLTIPVAEQAKPRKIEIAHRNGKHQALTT, encoded by the coding sequence ATGCTGATGCGCACCGATCCCTTCCGTGACCTGGATCGTTTGACTCAGCAGGTGTTCGGCACGCCGGCCCGGCCGGTCGTGATGCCTATGGACGCCTGGCGCGAGGGCGACGAGTTCTTCGTCGAATTCGATCTGCCCGGCATCGATCCGGAATCGCTCGACCTGGACGTCGAACGCAATGTGATCACCGTGCGGGCCTCGCGTCCGCAGCTGGATCAGAACCGTTCGATGATCGCCGCCGAGCGCACCCGCGGTGAGTTCAGCCGTCAGCTGTTCCTGGGCGAGAACCTCGACACCGAGCAGATCCGCGCCGACTACCTCGACGGGGTCCTGCGGTTGACCATCCCGGTCGCCGAGCAGGCCAAGCCCCGCAAGATCGAGATCGCCCACCGCAACGGCAAGCACCAGGCGCTCACCACCTGA
- a CDS encoding 5'-3' exonuclease yields the protein MSNPAAGPLLLLDGASLWFRAFYAIPEKITAPDGQPVNAVRGFTDMVAALVKQHAPSRLVVCLDLDWRPQFRVDLLPSYKAHRVAESGEVVDGVEAEEVPDTLTPQVDMIMAVLAAAGIATAGAEGLEADDVIGTLATREATDEVIVVSGDRDLLQLVRDTPAPPVRVFYVGRGLSKAELWGPAEVSAKYGVPQENAGPAYADMATLRGDASDGLPGVAGIGDKSAAQLISKYGSVEALRAAAADPDSDLAKGVRAKLLAAEDYLKAAAPVVRVVQDAEVEFSRADVLPTTPADPDRLAQLAIAYNAESPIKRLVTAMAKR from the coding sequence ATGAGCAACCCTGCCGCCGGTCCGCTGTTGCTGCTCGATGGGGCCAGTCTGTGGTTCCGGGCGTTCTATGCGATCCCGGAGAAGATCACCGCGCCCGACGGGCAGCCGGTGAACGCCGTGCGCGGGTTCACCGATATGGTTGCGGCGCTGGTCAAACAGCATGCGCCGAGCCGGTTGGTGGTGTGCCTGGATCTGGATTGGCGGCCGCAGTTCCGGGTGGACCTGCTGCCGTCGTACAAGGCGCATCGCGTCGCCGAGAGCGGTGAGGTCGTCGACGGGGTCGAGGCGGAGGAGGTGCCCGACACGCTCACCCCGCAGGTCGACATGATCATGGCGGTGCTGGCGGCGGCCGGCATCGCGACCGCCGGGGCCGAGGGGCTCGAGGCCGATGACGTGATCGGGACACTGGCCACCCGGGAGGCCACCGACGAGGTGATCGTCGTCAGCGGCGACCGCGACCTGCTGCAACTCGTGCGCGATACCCCCGCGCCGCCGGTGCGCGTGTTCTATGTCGGCCGCGGGCTGTCCAAGGCCGAGCTGTGGGGTCCGGCGGAGGTGTCCGCGAAATACGGTGTGCCACAGGAGAACGCGGGCCCGGCCTACGCCGACATGGCCACCCTGCGCGGCGACGCTTCCGACGGCCTGCCTGGTGTGGCGGGCATCGGCGACAAATCCGCGGCCCAGCTCATCTCCAAGTACGGTTCCGTGGAGGCCCTGCGCGCCGCGGCGGCCGACCCGGACTCCGATCTCGCCAAGGGCGTGCGCGCGAAACTCCTTGCGGCCGAGGACTATCTGAAGGCCGCCGCCCCGGTCGTGCGCGTGGTCCAGGACGCCGAGGTCGAATTCTCGCGCGCGGACGTTCTACCGACCACCCCCGCGGATCCGGATCGCTTGGCGCAGTTGGCCATTGCCTATAACGCCGAGAGCCCGATCAAACGCCTCGTCACCGCGATGGCCAAACGCTGA
- a CDS encoding nitroreductase/quinone reductase family protein, translating to MAVLGRMVSAATQFANRRGVYAGRRTTKAHVRVYRWTRGRLGGRLPGRRAGNILLLEHVGARSGVRRTSPLMYVPDGAAVAVAASKAGQPSHPGWFHNLMANPDTTIQLGARVHPVRARLADPAERDRLWPRFVAAVPDFAFFQEHAGSRTIPVVILEPR from the coding sequence ATGGCGGTGTTGGGCCGAATGGTCTCGGCGGCTACGCAATTCGCGAACCGGCGGGGCGTCTACGCGGGGCGGCGGACGACGAAGGCGCATGTGCGGGTGTATCGCTGGACGCGGGGCCGCCTCGGCGGCCGGCTGCCCGGACGGCGGGCGGGCAATATCCTGTTGCTCGAGCATGTGGGGGCCCGCAGCGGTGTGCGCCGGACCTCGCCGCTGATGTACGTGCCCGACGGTGCGGCGGTGGCGGTCGCGGCGTCGAAGGCGGGCCAGCCGTCGCACCCGGGCTGGTTCCACAATCTGATGGCCAATCCGGACACCACGATTCAACTCGGCGCGCGGGTGCATCCGGTGCGCGCCCGGCTCGCCGATCCGGCCGAGCGGGACCGGCTGTGGCCGCGCTTCGTGGCCGCGGTCCCGGACTTCGCGTTCTTTCAGGAGCACGCCGGCAGCCGGACCATACCGGTCGTCATTCTCGAGCCGCGCTGA
- a CDS encoding SDR family NAD(P)-dependent oxidoreductase, whose amino-acid sequence MGFGSRDVDKGVVLVLGGRSEIGLEVARRLSPGREVILASRRSDHLQQQVKELLIAEAAAVHCVEFDADDLSGHQALLDKIVAEHGRIGVAVVAFGILGDQVRAEQDPAHAVEIVTTDFVAQVSVLTSLANLLREQGDGQIVVFSSIAGVRVRRANYVYGSAKAGLDGFASGLQMALHGSGVHLLMVRSGFVIGRMTAGMKPAIMSSTPDSVADAVVSGLYRRARQVDVPRRIRLLFTAMRFTPYALWRRARR is encoded by the coding sequence ATGGGTTTCGGTTCGCGGGACGTCGACAAGGGCGTCGTGCTGGTGCTGGGTGGGCGCAGTGAGATCGGGCTGGAGGTCGCGCGGCGACTCTCCCCGGGCCGGGAGGTGATCCTGGCGTCACGCCGCAGCGACCACTTACAGCAACAGGTCAAGGAACTGCTGATCGCCGAGGCGGCGGCGGTGCACTGCGTGGAGTTCGACGCCGACGATCTGAGCGGTCACCAAGCGCTGCTGGACAAGATCGTCGCCGAGCACGGCCGCATCGGCGTGGCGGTGGTCGCGTTCGGGATTCTGGGCGATCAGGTTCGGGCCGAACAGGATCCGGCCCACGCGGTCGAGATCGTGACCACCGATTTCGTGGCCCAGGTCAGCGTGCTGACCAGCCTGGCCAACCTGCTGCGCGAACAGGGCGACGGGCAGATCGTGGTGTTCAGTTCCATCGCGGGCGTGCGGGTGCGGCGCGCCAACTACGTGTACGGCTCGGCCAAGGCGGGCCTGGACGGTTTCGCCTCCGGATTGCAGATGGCGTTGCACGGCAGCGGAGTTCACCTGCTGATGGTGCGTTCCGGCTTCGTGATCGGCCGCATGACCGCGGGCATGAAACCGGCCATCATGTCCAGCACCCCGGATTCGGTCGCCGACGCGGTGGTGTCGGGACTGTACCGGCGCGCCCGCCAGGTCGATGTGCCGCGCCGGATTCGGCTGCTGTTCACCGCCATGCGCTTCACGCCCTACGCCCTGTGGCGGCGGGCGCGCCGATGA
- a CDS encoding YbjQ family protein, translating into MIVSTMNDLPGYEVVEVLGDVFGLTVRSRHLGSQIGAGIKSMFGGELKGMTKMLYDSRFEAQQRMIELARERGAHAILAMRFDANDFGDSGQEICAYGTAVTIRKR; encoded by the coding sequence ATGATCGTCAGCACCATGAACGATCTGCCCGGCTACGAGGTGGTGGAGGTATTGGGCGACGTCTTCGGACTGACGGTGCGCAGCCGGCATCTGGGGTCGCAGATCGGGGCGGGCATCAAGTCCATGTTCGGCGGTGAGCTCAAGGGCATGACGAAGATGTTGTACGACAGCCGCTTCGAGGCCCAGCAGCGCATGATCGAACTGGCCCGCGAGCGCGGCGCGCACGCCATTCTCGCAATGCGCTTCGACGCCAACGATTTCGGCGACAGCGGGCAGGAGATCTGCGCCTACGGCACCGCGGTCACCATCCGCAAACGCTAG
- a CDS encoding dihydrofolate reductase family protein, with protein sequence MRTLVYGFTLSLDGYINDRAGLIDWTSPDDELHQFHNDRYRALELSLHGRRLYELMAAHWPYVTADAPPIQREFARLWTEKPKVVFSRTLTDVGWNSTLVSENAVEEVRRLKAAGDGVMEVGGANLAAALIPHGLVDEYQVFLAPVILGGGTPFLPALDQRITLRVAETRHFDTVEMLRYVTG encoded by the coding sequence ATGAGGACACTTGTCTACGGGTTCACGCTGTCACTGGACGGCTACATCAACGATCGCGCCGGACTGATCGACTGGACCTCACCCGACGACGAACTGCATCAGTTCCACAACGACAGGTATCGCGCGCTCGAACTCTCGCTGCACGGCCGCCGGCTCTACGAACTCATGGCCGCGCACTGGCCGTACGTGACCGCGGACGCGCCGCCGATTCAGCGCGAGTTCGCGCGGCTGTGGACGGAGAAACCCAAGGTCGTGTTCTCCCGCACGCTGACCGACGTGGGGTGGAACAGCACGCTGGTCAGCGAGAACGCGGTCGAAGAGGTGCGGCGGCTCAAGGCGGCGGGCGACGGGGTCATGGAGGTCGGGGGCGCGAATCTGGCGGCCGCGCTCATCCCGCACGGGCTCGTCGACGAATATCAGGTGTTCCTCGCGCCGGTGATCCTCGGCGGCGGCACGCCGTTCCTGCCCGCCCTCGACCAGCGAATCACGCTGCGCGTGGCCGAGACTCGGCACTTCGACACCGTGGAGATGCTGCGTTACGTCACCGGGTGA
- a CDS encoding YdcF family protein, with protein sequence MVRREGLRVANLLSFGLGVALLAPYLLFVIALYNENLWAAAALAALTLVIGYLGFVLLAFLLYTFVYLRLPYRPGMAAIVVHGSGLIGARVPPLLANRLDRALAVYGAELAAGRRPLLVTSGGKGSDEAVPEAGAMADYLTAKGLPAAAILREDRSTTTRENLLYTRELLAEVTPAPRMVLVTSNFHALRTGILSRKLGLTADVVGAPTAFYYLPSAILREFAGILFDHKWAHTLVCVAAAALPLLAVATLPADPGWH encoded by the coding sequence ATGGTGCGACGTGAGGGGCTGCGCGTGGCGAACCTGCTGTCCTTCGGCCTGGGCGTGGCGCTGCTGGCGCCGTACCTGCTGTTCGTGATCGCCCTCTACAACGAGAACCTGTGGGCCGCAGCGGCATTGGCGGCGCTGACCCTGGTCATCGGCTATCTCGGCTTCGTGCTGCTGGCGTTTCTGCTGTACACCTTCGTCTACCTGCGGCTGCCGTACCGGCCCGGGATGGCCGCGATCGTCGTGCACGGCTCCGGGCTCATCGGCGCCCGCGTGCCCCCGCTGCTGGCCAACCGCCTCGATCGCGCCCTCGCCGTCTACGGCGCCGAACTGGCGGCCGGGCGGCGCCCGCTGCTGGTCACCAGTGGCGGCAAGGGTTCCGACGAGGCGGTTCCCGAGGCCGGGGCGATGGCCGACTATCTCACCGCCAAGGGTCTGCCCGCCGCCGCGATCCTGCGCGAGGACCGCTCCACCACCACCCGCGAGAACCTCCTCTACACCCGCGAGCTGCTGGCCGAGGTTACTCCCGCTCCGCGAATGGTGTTGGTGACCAGCAACTTCCACGCCCTGCGCACCGGAATCCTGTCGCGCAAACTGGGTCTGACCGCCGACGTGGTCGGTGCCCCGACGGCCTTCTACTACCTGCCCAGCGCCATCCTCCGCGAATTCGCCGGCATCCTGTTCGACCACAAGTGGGCGCACACCCTGGTCTGCGTGGCGGCCGCGGCGCTGCCGCTGCTGGCGGTTGCCACCCTGCCCGCCGACCCGGGCTGGCACTAG
- a CDS encoding M24 family metallopeptidase: protein MSSHDESRFATGVYEARLERAAELTRNAHLDALLITPGPDLRFLLGSRAQSFERLTCLVIPASGETPSVVIPKLELASLKGSAAGELGLRVVDWVDGVDPYRIVKSVLNAGARVAVTDVMPALHLLPLAEQFGSLPVSATPLLRELRMVKDASEIEALRRAGAAIDRVHARMGEFLRAGRTEAEVGVDIAAALVEESHTEADFVIVGSGPHGADPHHLVSDRVIEDGDVVVIDIGGPVEPGYFSDSTRTYVLGEPDEEVAARFAELERAQAAAVAAVRPGVTAESIDAAARDVLAAAGLADYFVHRTGHGIGLSVHEDPYIVAGNDLVLQAGMAFSIEPGIYFPGSWGARIEDIVVVTDDGCESMNTRPHGLTRLP from the coding sequence ATGAGCTCTCATGACGAGTCACGGTTCGCGACAGGGGTCTATGAGGCGCGGTTGGAGCGGGCCGCGGAGTTGACGCGGAACGCCCATCTGGATGCTTTGCTGATTACTCCGGGGCCTGACCTGCGGTTTCTCCTCGGTTCGCGGGCGCAGTCGTTCGAGCGGTTGACGTGTCTGGTGATTCCGGCCAGCGGGGAGACGCCGTCGGTGGTGATCCCGAAGCTGGAGCTGGCCTCGCTCAAGGGGTCGGCGGCCGGTGAGCTGGGATTGCGGGTGGTCGACTGGGTGGACGGGGTGGATCCGTACCGCATCGTCAAGAGCGTGCTCAATGCCGGTGCGCGCGTGGCGGTCACCGATGTGATGCCGGCGCTGCACCTGCTGCCGCTGGCCGAACAGTTCGGCTCGCTGCCGGTTTCGGCCACCCCGCTGCTGCGGGAGCTGCGAATGGTCAAGGACGCCAGCGAGATCGAGGCTCTGCGGCGCGCGGGCGCGGCGATCGACCGGGTGCACGCCCGCATGGGCGAGTTCCTCCGCGCCGGGCGCACCGAGGCCGAGGTGGGGGTGGATATCGCCGCCGCCCTCGTCGAAGAAAGCCACACCGAAGCCGATTTCGTCATCGTGGGCAGCGGCCCGCACGGCGCCGACCCGCATCACCTGGTCTCGGACCGGGTGATCGAGGACGGCGATGTGGTGGTCATCGATATCGGCGGGCCGGTGGAGCCCGGCTACTTCTCCGACTCCACCCGCACCTACGTGCTCGGCGAGCCGGACGAGGAGGTCGCCGCGCGGTTCGCCGAACTCGAGCGCGCGCAGGCCGCCGCGGTCGCGGCCGTGCGACCCGGCGTGACCGCCGAATCCATCGACGCCGCCGCCCGCGACGTCCTCGCCGCGGCCGGCCTGGCCGACTATTTCGTGCACCGCACCGGGCACGGCATCGGGCTGTCGGTGCACGAGGACCCCTACATCGTGGCCGGTAACGACCTGGTTCTCCAGGCGGGCATGGCCTTCAGCATCGAGCCGGGCATCTACTTCCCCGGCAGCTGGGGCGCTCGCATCGAAGACATCGTCGTCGTCACCGACGACGGCTGCGAGTCGATGAACACCCGCCCCCACGGGCTGACCCGCTTACCCTGA